One window from the genome of Gloeomargarita sp. SRBZ-1_bins_9 encodes:
- a CDS encoding folate/biopterin family MFS transporter has product METLGQRCSAWLQRRLLLGWEPTPELLVILLVYFVQGVIGLARLAVSFFLKDELGLTPATVAALTGIAALPWMVKPLLGLVADGLPLAGYRRRSYLMLSGVLGATAWGLLATWVQRPGQAVAAITLASLATALGDVIADSLVVERVRGAGQSHTGSLQSLCWGTSALGGVLTAYFSGALLEHLGTRAVFALTALFPVLVTLGAWWVQERPQPRTQQMVRQMGHQVRQLWQAVRQPSIFLPTAFLFLWQATPTSDSAFFFFVTNELHFPPEFLGRVRLVTSVAALVGVWIFQRYLREVPIRRLLFWTTVLSSALGMTTLLLVTHTNRWLGIPDRWFSLGDSAILTVMGEIGFMPVLVLAARLCPPGIEASLFALLMSVLNLAGGVAHELGALLTHLLGITETRFDRLWLLITITNLSSLLPLPLLGWLPDEKAAPKSELPPAVVADTVVLGEVAPGLHFEAVEVES; this is encoded by the coding sequence ATGGAAACACTTGGGCAACGTTGCTCTGCCTGGCTACAGCGGCGTTTGTTGCTGGGGTGGGAGCCAACGCCGGAGTTGCTGGTGATTCTACTGGTGTATTTTGTGCAGGGGGTCATTGGTCTGGCCCGGCTGGCGGTGAGTTTTTTTCTCAAGGACGAGCTGGGACTGACGCCGGCGACGGTGGCGGCTTTGACGGGAATTGCGGCGTTGCCCTGGATGGTGAAACCGCTGCTGGGGCTGGTGGCGGATGGACTACCCCTGGCAGGTTACCGGCGACGCTCCTATTTGATGCTCTCGGGGGTCCTGGGGGCCACGGCTTGGGGGTTGCTGGCGACGTGGGTGCAGCGACCTGGGCAGGCGGTGGCGGCCATTACCTTGGCGTCTTTGGCCACGGCGCTGGGGGATGTGATTGCCGATTCGTTGGTGGTGGAACGGGTGCGGGGGGCGGGCCAGAGCCATACGGGGTCGCTGCAATCCTTGTGTTGGGGAACCAGTGCCCTGGGGGGGGTGCTCACGGCCTATTTCAGCGGAGCCTTGCTGGAGCATTTGGGGACGCGGGCGGTGTTTGCCCTTACGGCCTTGTTCCCGGTGCTGGTGACCCTAGGGGCTTGGTGGGTGCAGGAACGACCCCAGCCCCGTACCCAGCAGATGGTGCGACAGATGGGGCACCAGGTGCGGCAACTGTGGCAGGCAGTACGCCAACCCAGTATTTTCCTGCCGACGGCGTTTTTGTTTCTCTGGCAGGCGACACCCACGTCCGACAGCGCGTTTTTCTTTTTTGTGACCAATGAGTTGCACTTTCCGCCGGAGTTTTTGGGCCGGGTGCGGCTGGTGACCAGTGTGGCGGCCCTGGTGGGGGTGTGGATTTTCCAACGCTATTTGCGGGAGGTGCCAATTCGTCGCCTGTTGTTCTGGACGACGGTGCTCTCGAGCGCCCTGGGGATGACCACCCTACTTTTGGTCACCCACACCAACCGGTGGCTGGGGATTCCTGACCGCTGGTTTAGTTTGGGCGATAGCGCCATCTTAACGGTGATGGGGGAAATCGGGTTTATGCCGGTGCTGGTGCTGGCGGCGCGCTTGTGTCCCCCGGGGATTGAGGCCAGCCTGTTTGCCCTGTTGATGTCGGTGCTGAATTTGGCGGGGGGGGTGGCCCATGAGTTGGGGGCGCTGTTGACCCACCTGCTGGGCATTACGGAAACCCGGTTCGACCGGCTGTGGCTGTTGATCACCATTACCAATCTCAGCAGCCTGTTGCCCCTACCGCTGTTGGGTTGGCTCCCCGATGAGAAGGCGGCGCCCAAATCAGAATTGCCCCCGGCGGTGGTGGCCGATACGGTGGTGCTGGGGGAGGTGGCGCCGGGGTTGCATTTCGAGGCGGTGGAGGTGGAGTCCTAA
- a CDS encoding NifU family protein, whose translation METLPLTVENVEKVLDEMRPYLMADGGNVELVEIDGPIVRLRLQGACGACPSSTMTLRMGIERRLKEFIPEIAEVEQVF comes from the coding sequence ATGGAGACCTTGCCGTTGACCGTGGAAAACGTGGAAAAAGTCCTGGACGAAATGCGCCCCTACCTAATGGCCGATGGGGGCAACGTGGAGTTGGTGGAAATTGACGGCCCCATTGTGCGGCTGCGGTTACAGGGAGCCTGTGGTGCCTGCCCCAGTTCCACCATGACCCTGCGTATGGGCATCGAACGGCGCCTCAAGGAATTTATCCCAGAAATCGCCGAAGTCGAGCAAGTCTTTTAG